From Bacillus pumilus, one genomic window encodes:
- a CDS encoding ABC transporter ATP-binding protein produces MKSILSFLKPYRLSVVSIVILTFLSSMLQLYLPTLTADIVDVGIVQGDIAYIWKVGGWMVACSLLAILLTIWKSYLSSKTALGFGRDMRRQLFVHVEQFSLEEFQRIGTSSFITRSTNDVKQVQDVTIMILQMMTRAPLMLVGGIILAVSRDAVLSLIFLAALPLLGGFIYLVSRKAIPLFGQLQKKTDRLNLIMRESLSGIRVIRAFNRVDDEKERFQEANTSYKDTGLRVNRLMAYLFPFMLIIMNFTNIGIVWLGANRIDAGEMEVGNLIAFIQYAMMILMALIMLSMSFIMVPRAQASAKRMNEVLNMEPKIKDNEGTVIDLRAPAQSIRFEDVSFYYSNAEKPAVQDITFEAKTGETTAIIGSTGSGKTTLLQLMTRFYEATDGRITLDGVDIRELPQEKLRSQMGYVSQKAVLFSGTIADNVRFGRQDASDEDVWQALRTAQAEEFVLQKDGGINAEIDQGGSNLSGGQKQRLSIARALVRKPSFYLFDDSFSALDYKTDAKLRASLEAEKAHAALIIVAQRISTVKHSDKIIVLDDGKIAGIGTHEQLLKDNLVYQEIVASQEGQEVERG; encoded by the coding sequence ATGAAATCAATTTTATCGTTTTTAAAGCCGTATCGGCTGTCCGTTGTGTCCATTGTTATCCTCACCTTTTTAAGCAGCATGCTCCAGCTGTATTTACCGACGCTTACGGCAGATATCGTCGATGTCGGAATCGTCCAAGGAGATATTGCTTACATATGGAAGGTTGGCGGCTGGATGGTGGCCTGTTCTTTACTTGCCATCTTGCTCACGATCTGGAAGTCTTACTTGTCATCAAAGACTGCACTTGGCTTCGGGCGTGATATGAGAAGACAGCTGTTTGTGCATGTCGAACAATTTTCACTAGAAGAATTTCAAAGGATCGGGACGTCTTCCTTTATTACAAGATCAACAAATGATGTGAAACAAGTCCAAGATGTCACGATCATGATTTTACAAATGATGACGAGAGCACCGCTCATGCTTGTGGGCGGAATTATTTTGGCTGTATCCCGAGATGCTGTCCTGTCTCTCATTTTTTTAGCAGCTCTTCCCCTTCTTGGCGGATTTATCTATTTGGTATCGAGAAAAGCCATTCCATTATTCGGCCAGCTTCAGAAGAAAACAGACCGGCTGAATTTAATTATGCGAGAATCTCTTTCAGGCATCCGGGTCATTCGTGCTTTTAACCGTGTAGATGATGAAAAGGAGCGTTTTCAAGAAGCCAACACATCCTACAAGGATACTGGCCTTAGAGTCAACCGATTAATGGCTTACTTGTTTCCATTTATGCTGATCATCATGAACTTCACGAATATCGGCATTGTCTGGCTAGGTGCAAACCGAATTGATGCCGGAGAGATGGAAGTTGGGAATCTCATTGCTTTCATTCAATATGCGATGATGATTTTAATGGCACTTATTATGCTGTCGATGAGCTTTATTATGGTTCCAAGAGCACAAGCATCAGCTAAACGCATGAACGAAGTGTTAAACATGGAACCGAAGATTAAAGACAATGAAGGAACTGTTATTGACCTGCGCGCGCCAGCCCAATCCATTCGTTTTGAAGATGTGTCATTTTATTACTCAAATGCTGAGAAACCGGCAGTTCAAGACATTACGTTTGAAGCCAAAACTGGCGAAACGACAGCTATTATCGGAAGTACAGGTTCTGGGAAAACCACTCTTCTCCAGCTGATGACACGCTTTTATGAAGCAACAGATGGCCGGATTACACTAGATGGTGTAGACATTAGAGAGCTGCCTCAGGAGAAACTAAGAAGCCAGATGGGCTATGTCTCTCAAAAAGCGGTTTTATTTAGCGGCACCATTGCCGATAATGTGCGTTTTGGCAGGCAGGATGCAAGCGATGAGGACGTCTGGCAAGCGCTGCGAACGGCGCAGGCAGAAGAATTTGTTTTGCAAAAAGATGGCGGAATCAATGCGGAAATTGACCAGGGTGGATCGAATCTATCTGGCGGTCAAAAGCAGCGTCTTTCTATTGCAAGAGCGCTAGTGAGAAAGCCGTCATTCTATCTGTTTGACGATAGTTTCTCAGCACTTGATTACAAAACAGATGCGAAGCTTCGGGCATCATTAGAAGCTGAAAAAGCGCATGCAGCCCTCATCATTGTGGCGCAAAGAATCAGCACAGTGAAGCATAGTGATAAAATCATCGTACTAGATGATGGGAAAATCGCAGGTATCGGAACACATGAACAATTACTGAAGGACAATCTTGTCTATCAAGAGATTGTTGCATCCCAGGAAGGTCAGGAGGTGGAGCGAGGATGA
- a CDS encoding ABC transporter ATP-binding protein: MSKKMSSGMGHKGGHPRGPVTKPKEFKKTLLRLIGYLKPRKIQLIIVFIAAVGSTVFNVISPKLLGDATSSLFDSFTQGTAVQFDVISRILLLLVALYVIASLFSFVQQYVMAGVSQQTIAELRQEANDKLTRLPLRYFDKTTHGDTLSRVMNDIDNINTSLQQALTQVITSVITVIGIVVMMLLISPLLTLLVCLTLPLSLFAIRGITSFSQKHFKAQQKELGMINGHINEMFSGHQTVRAYGYEKKAIDTFDQLNEQLYESSRKAQFISGLMMPLMTFIGNLGYVAVSVAGGILVINGNIRVGDVQAFIQYTQQMSQPLVQASSVANLVQSAIASAERVFEILDEEEESAEEDAAIDLESLSGDVSFEQVQFGYEKDHPIIKDLTLDVKEGQTVAIVGPTGAGKTTIINLLMRFYELDQGSIRIGGVKTTDLSRQQVRDLFAMVLQDTWLFEGTIHDNIAYGRQNVSKEDVIKAAKHAYADDFIRTLPDGYDTLLTEDAGNLSQGQRQLLTIARAILSDPKILILDEATSSVDTRTEMHIQKAMNELMKGRTSFVIAHRLSTIKDADLILVMKDGTIIEKGTHSELLKQKGFYADLYMSQFSENQVG; encoded by the coding sequence ATGAGTAAGAAAATGTCTTCCGGCATGGGCCATAAAGGCGGCCACCCTAGAGGACCTGTCACAAAACCGAAGGAATTTAAGAAAACACTGCTTCGTTTGATTGGTTATTTAAAACCGAGGAAAATTCAATTGATCATTGTCTTCATTGCAGCGGTCGGTTCAACCGTCTTTAACGTCATTAGTCCAAAGCTGCTAGGGGATGCCACCTCTTCCCTGTTTGACAGCTTTACTCAAGGAACAGCTGTTCAATTTGATGTCATTTCACGTATTTTATTACTGCTTGTCGCGCTATATGTCATTGCCTCTCTCTTTTCATTCGTTCAGCAATATGTGATGGCGGGTGTCTCCCAACAGACCATTGCTGAATTACGGCAAGAAGCAAATGACAAGCTCACACGTCTCCCCCTTCGGTATTTTGATAAAACAACCCATGGGGACACGCTGAGCCGTGTGATGAATGATATCGATAATATTAATACATCGCTTCAGCAGGCACTCACCCAAGTGATTACATCTGTCATTACGGTCATTGGGATTGTCGTCATGATGCTATTGATTAGTCCGCTATTGACCTTGCTTGTTTGTTTAACGCTGCCGCTCAGCCTGTTTGCGATTCGCGGCATTACGTCATTTTCTCAAAAGCATTTTAAAGCGCAGCAAAAAGAGCTCGGGATGATCAACGGACATATTAATGAAATGTTCTCAGGGCATCAAACGGTTCGTGCGTATGGCTACGAAAAGAAAGCGATTGATACGTTTGATCAATTAAACGAACAGCTGTATGAATCATCAAGGAAAGCGCAGTTCATTTCTGGTTTAATGATGCCATTGATGACGTTTATCGGGAACCTTGGCTATGTGGCAGTCAGTGTAGCCGGCGGTATTCTTGTCATTAATGGGAATATTCGTGTCGGAGATGTGCAGGCGTTTATCCAATACACGCAGCAAATGTCTCAACCGCTCGTGCAGGCATCAAGCGTCGCCAACTTGGTTCAATCAGCGATTGCTTCTGCTGAAAGGGTATTTGAAATCCTCGATGAGGAAGAAGAAAGTGCCGAGGAAGATGCAGCAATTGATCTTGAATCACTTTCAGGCGATGTGAGCTTTGAACAAGTTCAATTTGGGTATGAAAAAGACCATCCGATTATTAAAGATTTGACTTTAGATGTAAAAGAAGGACAAACGGTTGCTATTGTCGGGCCAACAGGCGCTGGAAAAACAACCATCATCAATCTTTTAATGCGTTTCTATGAATTAGATCAAGGCTCTATCCGCATCGGCGGCGTCAAAACAACTGACCTCAGCCGTCAGCAAGTACGCGACTTATTTGCGATGGTTCTTCAGGATACGTGGCTTTTTGAAGGAACGATTCACGACAATATTGCCTATGGCAGGCAGAACGTCTCAAAAGAGGATGTCATCAAAGCCGCCAAACATGCTTATGCTGATGACTTCATCCGCACACTACCAGACGGATATGACACACTCTTAACAGAAGATGCCGGCAATCTGTCCCAAGGTCAGCGCCAGCTGTTAACCATCGCCCGTGCGATTTTATCTGATCCAAAGATCTTGATATTAGATGAAGCGACGAGCAGTGTGGATACACGGACAGAGATGCACATTCAAAAAGCGATGAATGAATTGATGAAAGGCAGAACGAGCTTCGTCATTGCACACAGGCTGTCGACGATCAAGGATGCAGACCTTATTCTAGTCATGAAAGATGGCACCATCATTGAAAAAGGAACGCACAGTGAACTCTTGAAACAAAAAGGCTTTTATGCAGACTTATATATGAGCCAATTTTCGGAGAATCAAGTGGGTTAA
- a CDS encoding MerR family transcriptional regulator, with protein MINDVQKTFFTGEFAKLFDVKKDTLFYYDKIDLFKPAGVHENGYRYYTLEQFDHFIAIQSLRAVQFPIKELKQYFTEPSRERLQSLAAEQVEKVKQEIEKLQDIQSFLMRVMETTQELSSIKIGEVLFQEMPEEPVVLSASNPIDMNTSVEEISRIVGKFLKGIGIKGAAANGAVLKKEQFLQRHYHQSDQLFCRMEAPGAVKKPAGLYAVMYDQGSYEEIESAYSRLLDEIEKEEMMLDGDVFEEYLLHSLMSKDEAEYITKLSVKVKKRAD; from the coding sequence ATGATCAATGATGTGCAAAAAACGTTTTTCACTGGAGAATTTGCCAAGCTATTTGATGTAAAAAAAGATACCCTGTTTTATTACGATAAAATTGATTTATTTAAGCCAGCTGGTGTCCATGAAAATGGGTACCGTTACTATACACTCGAGCAATTTGATCATTTTATAGCGATTCAATCCCTTCGAGCTGTTCAATTTCCGATAAAAGAGTTAAAACAATATTTTACAGAGCCTTCCCGCGAAAGGCTTCAAAGCCTAGCAGCCGAACAAGTAGAAAAGGTCAAACAAGAGATTGAAAAACTTCAAGATATCCAGTCTTTTCTTATGCGGGTGATGGAGACGACGCAAGAACTATCATCTATAAAAATAGGAGAGGTTCTGTTTCAAGAGATGCCAGAAGAACCTGTTGTATTAAGTGCATCGAACCCAATTGACATGAATACATCCGTAGAAGAAATATCACGTATTGTTGGAAAATTTCTAAAGGGAATTGGTATAAAAGGTGCTGCGGCAAATGGTGCTGTCTTAAAAAAGGAGCAGTTTCTTCAGCGTCACTATCATCAGTCAGATCAGCTGTTTTGCCGAATGGAAGCGCCAGGAGCAGTTAAAAAACCTGCGGGCCTCTATGCTGTGATGTATGATCAAGGATCATATGAGGAGATTGAGTCTGCTTATTCGCGCTTGTTAGATGAAATCGAGAAAGAGGAAATGATGCTGGATGGAGATGTATTTGAGGAGTATTTGCTTCATTCACTCATGTCTAAAGATGAAGCAGAGTATATAACGAAACTCAGTGTAAAAGTGAAAAAGCGAGCTGATTAA
- a CDS encoding GNAT family N-acetyltransferase yields MNNITQHEVTLEIANKEDFPFMKKELQKAFTAGVIDAFGDAHDGPIPPDEVIDESFQSNEHIVYHIKLNGEKAGGVVIKINKETHHNSVDLLYISSSSHGKGIGQAAWKAIEAQYPETMVWEVVTPYFEKRNIHFYVNKCGFQIVEFYHMKHPDPNAPHADDQENEPSAPEEFEFFKFEKVMKKTCSNK; encoded by the coding sequence ATGAACAACATAACTCAACATGAAGTGACATTAGAAATTGCAAATAAAGAGGATTTCCCTTTTATGAAAAAAGAGCTGCAGAAAGCTTTTACAGCTGGCGTGATCGACGCATTTGGCGATGCGCATGATGGACCGATTCCTCCAGATGAAGTGATTGATGAATCTTTTCAATCAAATGAACACATTGTTTATCATATTAAGCTAAATGGTGAAAAGGCAGGCGGAGTTGTCATTAAAATCAACAAAGAGACCCATCACAACTCAGTTGACCTATTATACATCTCTTCATCCTCACACGGAAAAGGCATTGGTCAGGCAGCATGGAAAGCCATTGAGGCGCAATATCCAGAAACGATGGTATGGGAGGTTGTGACTCCGTATTTTGAAAAACGCAACATTCATTTTTATGTCAATAAGTGCGGCTTTCAAATTGTTGAATTTTATCACATGAAACATCCAGATCCGAACGCACCTCATGCAGATGATCAAGAAAATGAGCCATCAGCACCTGAGGAATTTGAATTCTTTAAATTTGAGAAAGTCATGAAGAAAACTTGCTCTAACAAATGA
- a CDS encoding glutamate-5-semialdehyde dehydrogenase, whose amino-acid sequence MTLTAEVVTSVKEKAKKAKHVSKKLGLLHTEDKNEALLKLAEALEQKSTFILQENQKDVDAGKEKGFSEALLDRLMLNEERIHEFAESLRLVTRLTDPVGEILDEWTLENGLHVKSRRVPLGVIGMIYEARPNVTVDAAGLALKAGNAVILKGGSSAISSNKAIVRVIHEALDQTKIPRDAVQLIEQTDRSSVQAMFHLKDWIDVLIPRGGASLIKTVVEQSTIPVLETGTGNCHVFIDQTANVKKAIEIVINAKTNRPAVCNALETLIIHRDWLKENAASLNEALLEHHVTVHGDEAALSHFSNAIPAEEVDWADEYLSLDLAVKVVDSIEEAIHHIDQYGTKHSEAIVTEDEKQALTFLNAVDAAAVYHNASTRFTDGGALGYGAEIGISTQKLHARGPMGLPALTTTKLLLSGDGQIRG is encoded by the coding sequence ATGACACTGACAGCTGAAGTTGTCACATCGGTCAAAGAAAAAGCAAAAAAAGCAAAGCACGTTTCAAAAAAACTAGGTTTACTTCATACAGAGGATAAAAACGAGGCGCTGCTTAAACTAGCAGAAGCGTTAGAACAAAAAAGCACCTTCATTTTACAGGAGAACCAAAAGGATGTAGATGCCGGGAAGGAAAAGGGCTTCTCAGAGGCACTCTTGGATCGTTTAATGTTAAATGAAGAAAGAATTCATGAGTTTGCTGAAAGTTTGCGGCTTGTGACGAGATTAACAGATCCTGTTGGAGAAATATTGGATGAATGGACTCTTGAAAACGGCTTGCACGTGAAAAGCCGAAGAGTACCGCTCGGCGTGATCGGGATGATCTATGAAGCGAGACCGAACGTCACTGTCGATGCAGCAGGGCTTGCCCTCAAGGCAGGTAACGCAGTGATTTTAAAAGGCGGTTCCTCCGCTATTTCTTCCAACAAAGCCATTGTCCGTGTCATTCATGAAGCATTGGATCAAACAAAGATCCCGCGTGATGCGGTGCAATTGATTGAACAAACAGACCGTTCATCGGTTCAAGCGATGTTCCATCTGAAAGATTGGATCGATGTCTTAATTCCGCGAGGGGGAGCTTCTTTAATCAAAACAGTGGTTGAACAATCCACCATTCCCGTCCTTGAAACAGGGACAGGAAACTGCCATGTCTTTATTGATCAAACAGCCAATGTAAAAAAAGCCATTGAGATTGTCATCAATGCAAAAACGAATCGTCCGGCTGTATGTAATGCACTTGAGACGCTGATCATCCATCGTGATTGGCTGAAAGAGAATGCTGCATCATTGAATGAAGCTCTGCTGGAGCACCATGTCACTGTACATGGTGACGAGGCAGCACTGTCTCATTTTTCAAACGCCATTCCTGCTGAGGAAGTGGACTGGGCAGATGAGTATTTAAGTCTTGATCTTGCAGTAAAGGTAGTCGATTCAATCGAGGAAGCCATACACCATATTGATCAGTACGGTACAAAACATTCAGAAGCCATCGTGACAGAAGATGAAAAGCAGGCACTCACGTTTTTAAACGCAGTCGATGCGGCGGCGGTTTATCATAACGCATCTACCCGCTTTACAGACGGCGGCGCACTTGGATACGGGGCTGAAATTGGCATCTCCACTCAAAAACTGCATGCAAGAGGTCCGATGGGACTTCCTGCACTCACGACAACGAAGCTGCTTCTATCTGGCGATGGCCAGATTAGAGGCTAG
- the proB gene encoding glutamate 5-kinase has product MYADKERKRIVVKIGSSSLTSFQGEISLKKLENLVNQIVKLKDAGHEVILVSSGAVAAGYRKLGFIDRPKTLPEKQASASIGQGLLMESYSTLFLSHGYIASQLLITRSDFSDETRYQNVRNTMNVLLDRGIIPIINENDTVTINRLKFGDNDTLSAKVAGLIDADFLAILSDIDGLYEDNPHTNPNAKRILEVTDITEDIEAAAGDAGSSVGTGGMKSKLDAFKISMAAGINGFLGKADTPHILDKAINGTEDGTYFTADENLAPLNYKKQWIAFHSGPKGEIVVQKKSQEHLMHREKCLDSDGIVNVKGSFKKGDVVRILDQDGREIGLGIVNYPSDELALNSDSLQDEVVHVVDLEAFVCHLDLSIPVC; this is encoded by the coding sequence GTGTACGCAGATAAAGAGAGAAAACGAATTGTTGTGAAAATCGGAAGCAGCTCTCTTACTAGCTTTCAAGGGGAGATTAGTTTAAAAAAACTAGAAAACCTCGTCAATCAAATTGTGAAACTCAAAGATGCAGGACACGAAGTCATTTTGGTTTCATCTGGTGCGGTTGCAGCTGGTTACCGAAAACTAGGATTTATCGATAGACCCAAAACACTGCCGGAAAAACAGGCATCTGCCTCAATTGGGCAAGGCCTTTTAATGGAATCATATTCTACTTTATTTTTATCACACGGTTATATTGCCTCACAGCTTTTAATCACAAGAAGTGATTTTTCCGATGAAACACGCTATCAAAATGTGCGCAACACGATGAATGTGTTATTAGATCGAGGCATCATTCCAATTATTAATGAAAATGACACAGTGACGATCAATCGGCTGAAGTTCGGAGATAACGATACATTGTCTGCAAAAGTAGCTGGATTGATTGATGCGGATTTCCTTGCCATTTTATCTGATATTGATGGCTTGTATGAAGATAACCCGCATACAAACCCAAATGCAAAGAGAATTCTTGAAGTCACAGACATCACAGAAGACATCGAAGCAGCGGCTGGAGATGCAGGCAGCAGTGTGGGCACAGGCGGAATGAAATCAAAGCTCGATGCGTTTAAAATTTCCATGGCCGCTGGCATCAATGGCTTTTTAGGAAAAGCGGATACGCCTCACATTTTAGATAAAGCGATCAATGGGACAGAGGACGGCACTTATTTTACGGCTGATGAAAATTTAGCTCCGCTGAATTACAAGAAGCAGTGGATTGCCTTTCATTCTGGACCAAAAGGCGAGATCGTTGTTCAAAAAAAATCACAGGAGCACCTCATGCACCGCGAGAAATGCCTTGATTCCGATGGCATTGTCAATGTAAAGGGTTCGTTTAAAAAAGGCGATGTCGTCCGTATTTTAGATCAAGATGGAAGAGAAATAGGGCTTGGTATTGTGAATTATCCATCTGATGAACTTGCACTGAACAGTGACTCGTTACAGGATGAAGTGGTTCATGTCGTCGATCTTGAAGCGTTTGTTTGTCATTTAGATTTATCGATACCAGTTTGCTAA
- the proC gene encoding pyrroline-5-carboxylate reductase, which produces MAEGMIAGIVRSGQMPLGQIYATNRQNQHRLNELTKRYGIQTATMDSFPFEEMDMLILAMKPKDAETALESLKPHIQRDQLIMSVLAGVKQSYIEDMLHEGQPVMRVMPNTSSTIGASATALCAGRYVKDDHISMSQALLSEMGEVYTIQEEQMDIFTGIAGSGPAYFYFLMERIEEAGEEAGLSKELSRQIGTQTLLGAAKMLQETEEDPSTLREKITSPNGTTAAGLNALDDFGGGEAIKQAVKHAANRSKEISNQQKQKVSI; this is translated from the coding sequence ATGGCGGAAGGAATGATTGCAGGGATTGTGCGATCAGGACAGATGCCGCTAGGCCAAATTTACGCAACAAACAGACAAAATCAACATCGATTGAATGAACTAACGAAACGATACGGAATACAAACAGCCACAATGGATTCTTTTCCTTTTGAAGAAATGGATATGTTGATCCTGGCCATGAAGCCAAAGGATGCTGAAACAGCACTTGAATCGTTAAAACCTCATATTCAGAGAGACCAGCTGATCATGTCTGTCCTTGCAGGCGTTAAGCAATCATATATTGAAGATATGCTGCATGAAGGGCAGCCTGTTATGAGGGTGATGCCCAATACGTCAAGTACGATCGGGGCTTCAGCGACCGCTTTATGTGCTGGACGTTATGTGAAAGACGACCATATCAGCATGAGTCAGGCTCTTTTATCTGAAATGGGCGAAGTCTATACCATTCAGGAAGAGCAAATGGATATTTTCACTGGAATTGCCGGAAGCGGCCCAGCCTATTTTTATTTCTTAATGGAGAGAATCGAAGAAGCGGGAGAAGAAGCAGGTTTATCTAAGGAATTGTCTCGCCAAATCGGTACGCAGACACTTCTCGGTGCAGCGAAAATGCTGCAAGAAACAGAAGAAGACCCTTCTACTCTAAGAGAGAAAATTACGTCACCAAATGGAACAACGGCTGCTGGATTGAATGCATTAGATGATTTTGGCGGTGGAGAAGCGATCAAGCAGGCCGTCAAACATGCTGCTAATCGATCAAAAGAGATCAGCAATCAGCAAAAACAAAAAGTATCTATATAA
- a CDS encoding cytochrome P450: MKVKENYVNVIPMKEIRSTDDLLFPFPIYNELRAQSDMRYDETRKCWDLFRYADIQSVLKQPKVFSSQRGRSTSKTSILTMDPPKHTKMRALVNKAFTPKAIKQLEGKIKDLTHDLLQQVKDQRTFDIVQDLAAPLPVMIIAELLGAEVKDRELIKKHSDALVAGAKDESKEAIQAVVDMQKRAEEELSSYFAHLIQKRKDSPADDLISLLIQAEIDGERLTENELLGFCILLLVAGNETTTNLITNAVRLLTEQPHIAEAVRQDLSLIPQLTEETLRYYPPVQAIGRIAAEDVEIAGSKIEKGDYLISWVASANRDEQKFDDPDTFRLDRKSNPHMSFGFGIHFCLGAPLARLESNIALEVLLQTFQDITCAADQLKPIQSTFVFGVKEFPVQVTRF; the protein is encoded by the coding sequence ATGAAAGTGAAAGAAAACTATGTCAATGTCATTCCAATGAAAGAAATCCGTTCTACCGATGACCTTCTTTTCCCATTCCCTATTTACAATGAGCTACGTGCGCAGAGTGATATGAGATATGATGAAACAAGAAAGTGCTGGGATCTCTTTCGATATGCGGATATCCAGTCTGTTCTCAAGCAGCCGAAAGTGTTCTCATCACAGCGAGGAAGAAGCACCTCGAAAACGAGTATTTTAACAATGGACCCTCCAAAACATACAAAGATGAGAGCACTCGTGAATAAAGCATTCACGCCAAAAGCGATCAAGCAATTAGAAGGTAAGATTAAAGACCTGACACATGACCTGCTGCAACAAGTCAAGGATCAACGTACGTTTGATATCGTGCAAGATCTAGCAGCTCCCCTGCCTGTGATGATTATTGCTGAGCTTCTCGGTGCAGAGGTAAAAGATAGAGAACTGATTAAGAAACATTCTGATGCCCTAGTGGCAGGTGCTAAGGATGAATCAAAAGAAGCCATTCAGGCAGTTGTCGATATGCAGAAACGCGCAGAGGAAGAGCTGTCCTCTTATTTTGCTCACTTAATCCAAAAACGAAAAGACTCCCCTGCTGATGACCTGATCTCACTTCTCATTCAAGCGGAAATCGATGGTGAGCGTTTAACCGAGAATGAACTGCTTGGCTTTTGTATTCTATTACTTGTTGCTGGTAATGAGACAACGACCAATTTAATTACAAATGCAGTACGACTGCTTACAGAGCAGCCGCATATCGCCGAAGCAGTACGGCAGGACCTCTCTCTTATTCCTCAATTGACCGAGGAAACGTTACGCTATTACCCGCCTGTTCAAGCCATTGGGCGAATCGCGGCCGAGGATGTGGAGATTGCAGGCTCAAAAATTGAAAAAGGTGACTATCTCATTAGCTGGGTCGCTTCTGCAAATCGCGATGAACAGAAATTTGACGATCCAGATACGTTCCGCCTTGACCGGAAATCAAATCCGCATATGAGCTTTGGCTTTGGCATTCATTTTTGTCTCGGTGCACCGCTAGCCCGCCTTGAGAGCAACATTGCCCTTGAGGTTTTACTCCAGACGTTTCAAGACATCACCTGTGCGGCAGATCAGCTAAAACCCATTCAAAGCACATTTGTTTTTGGGGTAAAAGAATTTCCTGTACAGGTCACCCGTTTTTAA